In the genome of Synergistaceae bacterium, the window CGGAACTGCCCATAATTCACGGTTTAATTTCTGAGCATAACGAGCTGTAATCATTGCCCCGCCGTCTTCAGGAGATTCAGCGATTATTACCCGTCCTGCAAGAGCTACTATTATTCTATTACGTTCAGGGAAACGCCAAGACTCCCCGCCTGAATTCATGGGATATTCGCTGATTAATGCGCCGCCCGTTTCTAAAATTTGCCTGAATAAATCTTTATGTTCAGTGGGATAAATTTTATCGAGTCCAGTTCCGAACACTGCAACAGTTACGCCGTTTTCTGATAAACAGCCTCTATGTGCCGCCGCGTCAATTCCACGAGCTCCGCCGCTGATAATAATTATTCCTGACAGTGCAAGAGCCTTAGCAAGTTTTATAGCAGTATTCCGGCCGTATTCGCTGCATTTACGAGTTCCCGCGATTGCAACAGAAGGGAGCGAAATATTTGCCGAGCCTTTAACGTATAAGCCTATAGGGGGCTTGCTTAAATCTCTTAATTTTGCCGGATAATCAATATCAAGCGCGTTAATAAATCTTGAGTCAAACGCGTAAATTTTCTCAAGTTCTTTATCTACCCAGTTATCTTTTGCGAGTATATTTATTAATCTTGATTGAACGCTCGAACTCAGGCCAAGCTCATTATAAAAATTTTCTCCCCCTATGAATAACTCTTCAGGATTAAATTTTCCGCATAAATTAATAAATGCCTTATACGGAGCTTTTATCGCGTTTAATATTAATGCTGCTCTTGTTATAGCTAAATTATTTTCTTTCATGGCCATATTATACAAAAAAAAGACTGGGAATGACTCCCAGCCTGAATAAAAATTTTTTACGCTGCAGGAACCTGCAATTTTCCGTCTTCAATTAAAGTTTTTGCTACCCACTCGGCAACGACTCCGGTAATTTCTATGCAATGGGCCTTTCTTTCAGGAGACATAAAATTATCGCCTGCCCACTGACGAGTCATGACCCTGCAGCAAGTCGCGCCGTATTTCTCCTTTATGAAATCATGAAGTCCCTTCGCGACCTCAAACATTTTAGGATTCATAGGCTGACCCTTTACCCTGCCGTAAACGATCCCTAGTGCCATTTCTCCGCCTGATACTGCACCGCATAAACATTGAGCCTTGCCCAGTCCAATCGGAAAACTTGAGGCCATTTTTACAATATCCTCGCTGAATGGCTGCCCTAAAGCGTCATTAATTGTCTGTAATACTGCCTCCGAACAAAAATAAGTCCCGCTCCTGAAATACTCTTCTGCGGTCTCACGTATTGATTTGACGTATTCGTCTTTTGTCATGATAGTTAATACCCCTCTCGAAAAATTTTTATTTATTCACTTATTAACTGATAAAATAAA includes:
- the dprA gene encoding DNA-processing protein DprA, translating into MAMKENNLAITRAALILNAIKAPYKAFINLCGKFNPEELFIGGENFYNELGLSSSVQSRLINILAKDNWVDKELEKIYAFDSRFINALDIDYPAKLRDLSKPPIGLYVKGSANISLPSVAIAGTRKCSEYGRNTAIKLAKALALSGIIIISGGARGIDAAAHRGCLSENGVTVAVFGTGLDKIYPTEHKDLFRQILETGGALISEYPMNSGGESWRFPERNRIIVALAGRVIIAESPEDGGAMITARYAQKLNRELWAVPGRINDETFRGSNSLLNEGTGAIISIEEFINKITANSQVNINFSQSESDSESKSGINDQNINLSSDEKIIYSLIHAKNNITSDELIISSKLNFTEIQSALVLLEAENLITSNAGRYSAVI
- a CDS encoding C_GCAxxG_C_C family protein, with the translated sequence MTKDEYVKSIRETAEEYFRSGTYFCSEAVLQTINDALGQPFSEDIVKMASSFPIGLGKAQCLCGAVSGGEMALGIVYGRVKGQPMNPKMFEVAKGLHDFIKEKYGATCCRVMTRQWAGDNFMSPERKAHCIEITGVVAEWVAKTLIEDGKLQVPAA